A window of the Chloroflexus sp. Y-396-1 genome harbors these coding sequences:
- a CDS encoding site-specific DNA-methyltransferase, whose protein sequence is MNESTKLILGDCREVLKEIPDNSVDLIFTSPPYADRRKNTYGGIHPDEYVEWFLPIGQELLRVLKPDGTFILNIKEKAENGERHTYVIELILALRKQGWLWTEEFIWHKKNCYPGKWPNRFRDAWERLLQFNKTRRFKMFQEAVMIPMGQWADKRLKNLSQTDQVRDNSRVGSGFGKRVANWLDRQMVYPTNVLHLATETKNRRHSAVFPEALPEWFIKLFTQEGDMVLDPFMGSGTTIKVALRMNRRAIGIEILPEYFALAEEEIAREAPRLL, encoded by the coding sequence ATGAACGAAAGCACGAAGCTCATTTTAGGTGATTGTCGAGAGGTATTGAAAGAGATACCAGACAATTCAGTTGATCTTATCTTTACCTCACCACCTTACGCTGATCGCCGTAAAAACACATACGGGGGGATTCATCCTGATGAATATGTGGAATGGTTCCTCCCGATCGGTCAAGAACTCTTACGAGTCCTCAAACCTGATGGGACGTTCATTCTCAACATCAAGGAAAAAGCGGAAAATGGTGAACGCCACACGTATGTTATTGAGTTGATCCTTGCGCTGCGCAAACAGGGATGGTTGTGGACAGAGGAGTTTATCTGGCACAAAAAGAACTGCTACCCTGGAAAATGGCCGAATCGGTTTCGTGATGCCTGGGAACGTCTGCTTCAGTTCAACAAAACTAGACGCTTCAAGATGTTTCAAGAAGCGGTTATGATACCGATGGGGCAATGGGCCGATAAACGGCTCAAGAATCTCAGTCAAACTGATCAGGTTCGTGATAATTCAAGAGTAGGAAGCGGCTTCGGAAAGCGAGTAGCAAACTGGCTGGATCGGCAGATGGTATATCCAACGAATGTGCTCCATTTGGCAACCGAAACGAAAAACCGTCGCCACAGCGCCGTATTTCCAGAGGCTCTCCCTGAGTGGTTTATCAAACTCTTCACTCAGGAAGGTGATATGGTCCTTGATCCGTTTATGGGTTCTGGCACAACTATTAAAGTTGCCCTTCGGATGAACCGTCGTGCGATTGGTATCGAGATTCTTCCTGAGTATTTTGCATTGGCGGAAGAGGAAATTGCTCGAGAAGCACCAAGACTTTTATGA
- a CDS encoding caspase family protein: protein MSFLHGYALIVGVGHYRFAPYLNVPCTVNDAEAVAKVLCDPHFCGYPPANVTLLTGEQATRDVVLTALDALAKRTTLADTILLFYSGHGEYSADGAYVLTTHDTRFDNGGKVVAGTAVSQTDLITALRAIPAQRVLVLINACHAGELSPTLGAGQPAVVGQPFPQQTADALLTTGSGRIIITACRQDQVAYIGSGPLTIFAQALTNGLRGQGVSGRAGFISAFDLYTYLYFTVREAVERQVPLALRQCYTMTQEPELTVLKGVGPFAVALFRGATQLGDFPADHTPPPETAIRTVEPSRSRWAFQQIVSERAVVADAVNDSTIITGDGNTVVQGDVINTGHISGSGIAIGRGAQAHVQGIPSAAASVAALFVPVEKTIRQRPDDPTVTKDELLATVRWIADEVARGAQANEQRLIRLLRALATTAPDIFAPVVTILQTQSICAAAVRAALQVQRDGN from the coding sequence ATGTCTTTCCTCCACGGCTATGCTCTGATTGTCGGTGTTGGTCATTACCGCTTTGCACCTTATCTGAACGTACCGTGTACCGTGAACGATGCCGAAGCGGTAGCGAAGGTATTGTGTGATCCCCATTTTTGCGGTTATCCCCCTGCAAACGTGACGCTCCTCACCGGCGAGCAGGCTACTCGCGACGTAGTGCTGACGGCGCTTGACGCTCTCGCCAAGCGCACCACGCTCGCCGATACGATTCTGCTCTTCTACAGTGGTCACGGTGAGTATAGCGCCGATGGTGCCTATGTGCTGACCACTCACGACACCCGCTTTGACAACGGTGGTAAGGTTGTAGCCGGCACTGCTGTTAGTCAGACCGACCTGATCACTGCGCTGCGGGCAATTCCGGCTCAACGGGTGCTGGTGCTAATCAACGCCTGCCACGCCGGTGAACTCTCGCCGACCCTCGGCGCCGGTCAACCGGCGGTCGTCGGGCAGCCATTTCCGCAGCAAACGGCTGACGCTCTGCTCACCACCGGCAGCGGGCGGATCATTATTACTGCCTGCCGTCAAGACCAGGTAGCGTACATCGGTTCCGGCCCATTGACGATTTTCGCCCAAGCATTGACCAACGGACTGCGTGGGCAGGGGGTGAGTGGACGTGCCGGGTTCATCAGCGCCTTTGACCTCTACACCTACCTCTATTTCACCGTGCGCGAGGCGGTGGAACGGCAGGTACCGCTAGCCTTGCGACAGTGCTACACCATGACTCAGGAGCCGGAGCTAACGGTGCTGAAGGGGGTGGGGCCGTTTGCGGTCGCCCTCTTCCGTGGCGCAACCCAGCTCGGCGATTTTCCCGCCGACCATACCCCGCCGCCGGAGACGGCGATACGCACGGTTGAGCCATCACGCAGCCGTTGGGCGTTCCAGCAGATCGTTAGCGAGCGGGCGGTAGTTGCCGATGCGGTCAACGACAGCACGATCATTACCGGCGATGGTAATACCGTCGTGCAGGGTGATGTTATCAATACCGGTCATATCAGCGGCAGCGGGATTGCGATTGGGCGCGGGGCGCAGGCGCATGTGCAGGGGATACCATCCGCCGCCGCGTCGGTAGCCGCGCTTTTCGTGCCGGTTGAGAAGACTATCCGGCAGCGCCCTGACGATCCGACGGTGACGAAGGATGAATTGCTGGCGACGGTCAGATGGATCGCCGACGAGGTAGCGCGGGGCGCTCAGGCGAATGAACAGCGCCTGATCCGGTTGCTGCGCGCACTGGCTACCACCGCACCCGACATCTTTGCGCCGGTGGTGACGATCCTGCAAACACAGTCTATTTGTGCAGCGGCAGTACGGGCAGCGCTCCAGGTGCAGCGTGATGGAAATTGA
- a CDS encoding L-threonylcarbamoyladenylate synthase: MQTKRLDTSPTAIELAAALIRRGELVAFPTETVYGLGGHALDEQAVQAIFIAKGRPASDPLIVHLADRRDLPHVAASVPPLAAQLAATFWPGPLTLIVPRHPQVPLAVTAGRETVAVRVPAHPVARALLQAAGVPVAAPSANRFGHTSPTTADHVLADLDGRIAAVIDGGPTPIGIESTVLDCTTSPPTLLRPGGVSLETLTASIGPIQIHRLSKTDTDEMQGLISPGLLERHYAPDHELWLFSGRPEVALAYLRVEAEQALASGMRIGLLLPEEDLALMRDLPAEVESLGPIADPEAMARRLYAALRALDERQPDRMFARDFDDTGLGRALRDRLRRAAARVIVVDGEGRTA, encoded by the coding sequence ATGCAAACTAAACGACTCGATACATCACCCACTGCAATTGAACTGGCTGCTGCGCTGATCCGTCGCGGCGAACTGGTCGCCTTCCCAACCGAGACAGTCTACGGTTTGGGTGGTCATGCGCTCGACGAACAAGCAGTACAGGCCATCTTCATCGCTAAGGGCCGTCCGGCGAGCGATCCCCTGATCGTTCATCTGGCCGATCGTCGTGATCTGCCGCACGTTGCTGCCAGCGTCCCGCCACTGGCGGCGCAACTGGCGGCAACCTTCTGGCCCGGCCCGCTGACTCTCATTGTCCCGCGGCATCCACAGGTGCCGCTCGCGGTCACTGCCGGGCGCGAGACGGTAGCGGTGCGCGTACCTGCCCATCCGGTCGCGCGAGCGCTCTTGCAGGCCGCTGGGGTACCGGTCGCCGCACCGAGTGCGAACCGCTTTGGCCATACCAGCCCAACGACAGCCGATCACGTGCTGGCCGATCTTGATGGACGGATCGCTGCCGTGATTGATGGCGGCCCGACCCCAATCGGGATCGAATCGACGGTTCTTGACTGTACCACCAGCCCACCTACGCTGTTGCGTCCTGGCGGAGTGAGCCTTGAAACATTAACGGCCTCAATTGGCCCGATACAGATTCACCGTCTGTCCAAGACCGATACCGACGAAATGCAAGGTCTGATCTCACCTGGACTGCTTGAGCGTCACTACGCTCCCGATCACGAGCTATGGCTCTTTAGTGGCCGACCAGAGGTCGCACTAGCGTACCTGCGAGTCGAGGCCGAACAAGCACTTGCCAGCGGCATGCGCATCGGGTTGCTTCTACCCGAGGAAGACCTGGCGCTCATGCGTGATCTACCGGCAGAGGTCGAATCGCTCGGCCCAATCGCTGATCCAGAGGCAATGGCCCGACGGCTCTACGCTGCCCTGCGCGCACTCGACGAGCGCCAACCTGATCGCATGTTTGCCCGTGATTTCGACGATACCGGCCTGGGTCGTGCCCTCCGCGACCGGCTGCGTCGGGCAGCGGCGCGGGTCATTGTGGTTGACGGAGAAGGAAGAACAGCATAA
- a CDS encoding acyl-CoA dehydrogenase codes for MSSADWMAWIGRTELVEDDICLTQALAAAATLEPPSGPPTVGSPLPPLWHWFYFLPRAPQSQLSSDGHPQRGGFIPPIPYPRRMFAGARICFHHPLLVGQPARREGVIRNITQKSGRSGPLAFVTVGYQIYQHDTLCIEEEQDIVYREPGPPVPAPTPIELPPVTDAISRMVVPDTRLLFRFSALTFNAHRIHYDRPYAQQEEGYPGLVVHGPLVAVLLMELTRHHTSRPITGFSFRSQAPLFDLAPFRLLARIGAERAELEAQGPDGNIALSATAELGAAQTVTASTAQSR; via the coding sequence GGATCGGGCGTACCGAGTTGGTAGAAGATGATATATGTCTGACGCAGGCCCTGGCTGCCGCCGCTACGCTCGAACCGCCATCTGGGCCACCAACCGTCGGCAGTCCCCTGCCACCTCTCTGGCACTGGTTCTACTTTTTACCGCGTGCGCCACAGTCGCAGCTTAGCAGTGATGGTCACCCCCAGCGCGGTGGTTTCATTCCACCGATCCCCTATCCGCGACGCATGTTTGCCGGCGCCCGCATCTGCTTTCATCACCCCCTCCTGGTCGGTCAGCCGGCGCGTCGCGAGGGGGTCATCCGCAATATCACCCAGAAGAGTGGACGCAGCGGCCCCCTGGCGTTTGTAACGGTTGGCTACCAGATTTACCAGCACGATACGCTGTGTATCGAAGAGGAACAAGACATCGTCTACCGCGAGCCAGGTCCTCCCGTTCCGGCGCCAACACCGATTGAATTGCCGCCGGTTACCGACGCCATCAGCCGCATGGTCGTTCCTGATACTCGGTTGTTATTCCGATTTTCGGCCCTCACCTTCAACGCCCATCGCATTCACTACGACCGGCCCTATGCCCAGCAGGAAGAGGGGTACCCGGGCCTGGTCGTGCATGGTCCGCTGGTTGCCGTACTGTTGATGGAACTGACCCGCCACCACACCAGCCGCCCCATCACCGGTTTCAGCTTCCGCAGTCAGGCCCCGCTATTTGATCTGGCACCGTTCCGCCTGCTAGCGCGGATTGGCGCCGAGCGAGCGGAGCTAGAAGCCCAGGGGCCGGATGGCAATATTGCGCTGAGTGCAACCGCCGAACTGGGGGCAGCACAGACCGTTACGGCCAGCACTGCCCAGTCTCGCTGA
- a CDS encoding PmeII family type II restriction endonuclease yields the protein MNDASLIEKVRQYVQTHIGTFHESRLNSLRNLELKQLLKRKNPYLFRAKNILVASDLIRSLLDAHLSSQEETMFGEFLEGLAIYICQETFKGRKSIRPSIDLEFQKGQEYYLVSIKSGPNWGNADQIRKMRENFQDAIIDIKKSNPKLQVFAINGCCYGQDNGDKGGYEKLCGQAFWSFISGGVDELYTQIVEPLGFEAKERNEAFQRAYAAIVNAFTQEFIAAFCENGDINWENLIRFNSARLSVKERKQRYS from the coding sequence ATGAACGACGCAAGCCTGATCGAAAAAGTAAGGCAGTATGTACAGACACATATCGGAACGTTTCACGAGTCCAGATTAAACAGCTTGCGCAATCTGGAGCTAAAACAGTTATTGAAACGTAAAAATCCGTATCTGTTCCGAGCAAAAAATATTCTCGTTGCTTCTGATCTGATTCGATCACTTCTCGATGCTCATCTCTCTTCACAAGAAGAAACTATGTTTGGTGAGTTTCTTGAAGGTCTAGCGATTTACATTTGCCAGGAAACGTTTAAAGGGCGGAAATCTATTCGCCCAAGCATTGACCTAGAGTTTCAAAAAGGACAGGAATATTATCTAGTATCTATCAAGTCAGGGCCAAATTGGGGAAATGCCGATCAAATCCGCAAAATGCGCGAAAATTTTCAGGACGCAATTATAGACATCAAGAAGTCAAATCCTAAACTTCAAGTCTTTGCAATCAATGGTTGTTGTTATGGCCAAGATAACGGAGATAAAGGAGGCTATGAGAAGCTCTGTGGTCAAGCATTCTGGTCATTTATCTCAGGCGGTGTTGACGAACTATACACACAAATTGTCGAACCACTAGGATTCGAGGCAAAGGAGCGAAATGAAGCGTTTCAACGAGCCTACGCCGCGATTGTAAACGCATTTACGCAAGAATTTATCGCGGCATTCTGTGAAAATGGTGATATAAATTGGGAGAATTTGATCAGATTTAACTCGGCTCGTTTGTCAGTTAAAGAACGTAAACAGCGATATTCTTAA
- a CDS encoding patatin-like phospholipase family protein — translation MNIIRWLKHIRERSNQPAPSAERRLGLALSGGGGKGAAHIGVLQVIRELEIPIDLIVGTSAGGAVAVLYAAGFDLPAIQDVFRQSALRRIATPDPTGTGIIGQRRREEMLYRLLGQRTFADLSIPCAVVATDLVSGEMVVLREGPLVPALLATTALPALFPPVPYGDMLLADGGILNNLPVDVAYGLGAQRVIAVDLRDAQAGFSLQPEENDSLFARFMFAPKQFAVAQRALSLLMAEATELRLQQYPPDLLIQPDVTSIATLDLSTPEKGYAIGLAAARELAGELIDLRLWRNGIELAAQSRKPRSRTYKVQATRLTSAASNRMRASGTPLANGKVDNPPLPVS, via the coding sequence ATGAATATCATACGCTGGCTTAAACACATTCGAGAACGAAGCAACCAGCCCGCACCATCGGCAGAACGGCGGCTGGGTCTGGCACTCAGCGGGGGTGGTGGGAAAGGCGCTGCCCACATCGGCGTCTTACAGGTCATTCGTGAACTGGAAATTCCCATTGACCTCATCGTCGGCACCTCAGCCGGTGGTGCAGTCGCAGTCCTTTACGCAGCGGGATTTGATCTCCCTGCGATCCAAGATGTCTTTCGCCAGAGCGCCCTGCGCCGGATCGCCACCCCTGATCCGACCGGTACCGGCATCATCGGTCAGCGTCGGCGTGAAGAGATGCTGTACCGTCTCCTCGGCCAGCGCACGTTTGCCGACCTCAGCATTCCGTGTGCTGTCGTAGCGACCGATCTGGTCAGTGGTGAGATGGTCGTCTTGCGCGAAGGGCCGCTGGTGCCGGCGTTGCTGGCAACGACTGCCTTACCGGCGCTCTTCCCTCCGGTACCCTACGGCGATATGCTGTTGGCTGATGGTGGTATTCTCAACAATTTACCGGTTGACGTGGCCTACGGATTAGGTGCGCAGCGGGTGATTGCCGTTGATCTGCGCGATGCTCAGGCCGGATTTTCGCTCCAGCCTGAAGAGAATGACAGTCTGTTTGCCCGCTTCATGTTCGCGCCAAAACAGTTTGCCGTTGCGCAGCGGGCGTTGAGCCTGCTCATGGCCGAAGCGACCGAACTGCGCTTGCAGCAATATCCGCCCGACTTGCTGATCCAACCGGATGTTACTTCAATTGCAACTCTTGATTTGAGTACGCCCGAAAAGGGGTATGCCATCGGGTTGGCTGCGGCGCGTGAGCTAGCCGGCGAATTGATCGATCTCCGATTGTGGCGCAACGGCATCGAACTGGCTGCTCAGTCCAGAAAGCCGCGGAGCCGAACGTACAAGGTGCAAGCGACCAGACTCACCAGCGCTGCCAGCAATCGTATGCGAGCGAGCGGTACGCCACTTGCGAACGGGAAGGTTGACAACCCGCCGCTACCGGTTTCGTGA